One window of Papaver somniferum cultivar HN1 chromosome 9, ASM357369v1, whole genome shotgun sequence genomic DNA carries:
- the LOC113310684 gene encoding F-box protein At5g49610-like has translation MNSSDSEKGFFPEEVILQILARLPIKSLYKCKSVCKNWYRIPSQNYFITLYNDISSKNPMILVEVIKSFYVKSSYICVDRFKGVGEFSLDFIKSDRVKVRASCNGLLCCASIPNKGVYYVCNPMTKEYKLLPKTRERPMTRFHPDGEATLVGLGVDMVKGKFNVVLAGFYRPFGRRPLDSFVCLVYDSEVNCWKRSVTSLNEEFTHMNKNQVVFVNGYLHWLTYSCMYVLVFDIENDVWSKILLPKEVVNGCGHRVHLLELDGFLSMVQISDSWMTIWVLKDYAEEEWYETDKVSLRCIKGLVPSVFPISQTSEFVLLATQRQILVYHRKSRFWKEMYSAKNSSTYPLWFSAHAFKSTIFSCRDGAVDNSS, from the coding sequence aTGAATTCATCAGATTCAGAAAAAGGGTTTTTCCCAGAAGAAGTAATACTTCAAAtccttgcaagattaccaatcaAATCACTATACAAATGTAAATCAGTTTGTAAAAATTGGTACAGGATACCTTCACAGAATTACTTTATTACCCTTTACAATGATATCTCATCGAAGAATCCAATGATACTAGTTGAAGTCATCAAATCATTTTATGTCAAATCTAGTTATATATGTGTTGATAGATTTAAAGGTGTTGGTGAATTTTCTTTGGATTTTATTAAGAGTGACAGGGTTAAAGTCAGAGCATCATGTAATGGGTTGTTATGTTGTGCTAGTATTCCTAATAAGGGGGTTTACTATGTTTGTAATCCAATGACTAAAGAATATAAGTTGTTGCCGAAGACTCGAGAGAGGCCTATGACTAGGTTTCATCCTGATGGTGAAGCTACATTAGTTGGTTTGGGTGTGGATATGGTTAAAGGGAAGTTTAATGTTGTTTTGGCGGGGTTTTATCGTCCGTTTGGTAGGAGACCGCTTGATTCATTTGTTTGCTTGGTGTATGATTCTGAGGTGAATTGTTGGAAAAGATCTGTTACCTCGTTGAATGAGGAGTTTACACATATGAATAAGAATCAAGTTGTGTTTGTGAATGGATATTTGCATTGGTTGACATATAGTTGTATGTATGTACTTGTGTTTGATATTGAAAATGATGTTTGGAGTAAGATTTTGTTGCCTAAAGAAGTAGTGAATGGGTGTGGACACAGAGTTCATTTGTTGGAGTTAGATGGATTTTTGTCAATGGTTCAGATTTCGGATTCCTGGATGACAATTTGGGTGTTGAAAGATTATGCAGAAGAAGAATGGTATGAGACGGATAAAGTGAGTCTCAGGTGTATCAAAGGACTTGTACCGAGTGTTTTTCCAATTAGTCAGACCAGTGAATTTGTATTATTGGCAACTCAAAGACAGATATTGGTCTATCATCGAAAGAGTCGATTCTGGAAGGAAATGTATTCTGCGAAGAACAGTTCGACTTATCCATTATGGTTCTCGGCCCATGCTTTCAAAAGCACTATCTTCTCTTGTCGTGATGGTGCTGTGGACAACTCTTCTTAA
- the LOC113313091 gene encoding senescence/dehydration-associated protein At4g35985, chloroplastic-like, whose amino-acid sequence MIFFSFLSKSLPSSNKPSPENTFESSPVTTTSKEELLLQVPGCTVNLVQEGEAEEIAKGNFNLAKLSAESVTLAIQIKVGDELQWPLTKEEPVVKLNELNYLFPLSMEDMNLTYGVSFSQQSGSGLTDLDSFLNEHSCFSGVSSSSPSETTSNTRALNWAELAPKIEKYSAILAQVMPGRTGEIIKGISRLSNACTQQVAKGGAMVITEATEETKADLETETNKSSKKTTMFQRTQRKGARLCLISSRWALDQQLDQSAPMQGGNSSHRTWKGPLGFYGAFSNFMDAAEAAEKKALSASSKAATKMVSERFGESAGEVTEDVFAIAGHAPSTAFNIVKIRKAVDPASSFSSAMVKNAIRMNP is encoded by the exons ATGATATTCTTCAGTTTTCTTAGTAAGAGTCTACCATCTTCGAACAAACCCTCGCCTGAAAATACATTTGAATCATCCCCAGTTACCACAACATCCAAAGAAGAACTGCTGTTACAAGTCCCCGGATGCACCGTTAATTTGGTTCAAGAAGGAGAAGCTGAAGAAATCGCAAAAGGAAACTTCAATCTTGCTAAGCTTTCTGCTGAGAGTGTAACTTTAGCTATTCAAATTAAGGTTGGTGATGAACTTCAGTGGCCTTTAACAAAAGAAGAGCCAGTGGTGAAACTTAACGAGCTTAATTACTTATTTCCGTTGTCGATGGAAGATATGAATCTTACCTATGGTGTTTCTTTCTCACAACAATCTGGTAGTGGTTTGACTGATCTTGATTCATTTCTTAATGAACACTCTTGCTTCTCTGGGGTTTCATCTTCCAGTCCTTCGGAAACTACTTCGAATACTCGGGCTCTTAATTGGGCAGAGCTTGCACCAAAGATTGAAAAGTACAGTGCAATCTTGGCACAAGTAATGCCAGGCAGAACCGGTGAGATTATTAAAGGGATTTCAAGGTTGAGCAATGCCTGCACCCAACAG GTTGCAAAGGGAGGAGCAATGGTTATAACCGAAGCAACTGAGGAAACGAAGGCTGACCTTGAAACTGAAACCAACAAGAGCAGCAAGAAAACCACAATG TTTCAGAGAACACAGAGAAAAGGAGCAAGACTGTGCTTAATATCATCGAGATGGGCACTGGATCAGCAGTTGGACCAATCAGCTCCCATGCAGGGGGGAAATTCTAGCCACAGGACCTGGAAAGGTCCTCTTGGATTCTATGGTGCTTTCA GCAACTTTATGGATGCAGCTGAAGCTGCCGAAAAAAAAGCTCTTTCTGCCTCATCGAAAGCTGCAACCAAAATGGTCAGCGAAAG ATTTGGAGAAAGTGCAGGGGAGGTAACAGAAGATGTATTTGCCATTGCAGGGCATGCTCCAAGCACTGCTTTCAACATTGTAAAAATCCGAAAAGCAGTCGACCCTGCATCCTCTTTTTCCTCGGCAATGGTGAAGAATGCAATAAGAATGAACCCATGA
- the LOC113314144 gene encoding uncharacterized protein LOC113314144 isoform X1, giving the protein MKLTRSGTDHFCQWMIKRLRSGLHMSSLVFSLSLFLCLRREQPEDNTFQDTDSRERQANRISTESLDTYHLPSSFSFKYSSNAFVHLSAFFEAQANRFWSFFCFLFTSVSVSCRSLGVKTAFDLNSRSLSSAAAFSSSFWCLTDSFSSSEVARSCADINLDHMACNSRSLGSDGSI; this is encoded by the exons ATGAAGCTCACACG AAGTGGCACAGATCATTTCTGTCAATGGATGATAAAGAGGCTAAGGAGTGGGTTACACATGTCAAGCTTGGTCTTCTCATTATCTTTGTTTCTATGCCTGAGGAGGGAACAACCTGAAGATAATACTTTTCAG GACACTGATTCCAGAGAGCGTCAAGCAAATAGAATAAGCACAGAGAGCCTAGACACTTATCATTTGCCATCCTCTTTCTCTTTCAAATACTCGTCAAATGCCTTTGTCCACTTGTCAGCGTTCTTTGAGGCCCAAGCCAACCGTTTCTGGAGTTTCTTCTGCTTCTTATTCACCTCAGTAAGTGTTAGCTGCCGCAGTCTCGGAGTAAAGACCGCCTTTGATCTCAACTCTCGCAGCCTCTCTTCAGCTGCAGCCTTCAGCTCTTCTTTCTGGTGCTTGACTGATAGTTTTTCCTCCTCGGAAGTGGCACGATCTTGTGCCGACATCAATCTTGACCACATGGCTTGTAATTCCAGGTCCTTGGGTTCCGACGGATCAATATGA
- the LOC113314144 gene encoding uncharacterized protein LOC113314144 isoform X2 — MKLTRGTDHFCQWMIKRLRSGLHMSSLVFSLSLFLCLRREQPEDNTFQDTDSRERQANRISTESLDTYHLPSSFSFKYSSNAFVHLSAFFEAQANRFWSFFCFLFTSVSVSCRSLGVKTAFDLNSRSLSSAAAFSSSFWCLTDSFSSSEVARSCADINLDHMACNSRSLGSDGSI; from the exons ATGAAGCTCACACG TGGCACAGATCATTTCTGTCAATGGATGATAAAGAGGCTAAGGAGTGGGTTACACATGTCAAGCTTGGTCTTCTCATTATCTTTGTTTCTATGCCTGAGGAGGGAACAACCTGAAGATAATACTTTTCAG GACACTGATTCCAGAGAGCGTCAAGCAAATAGAATAAGCACAGAGAGCCTAGACACTTATCATTTGCCATCCTCTTTCTCTTTCAAATACTCGTCAAATGCCTTTGTCCACTTGTCAGCGTTCTTTGAGGCCCAAGCCAACCGTTTCTGGAGTTTCTTCTGCTTCTTATTCACCTCAGTAAGTGTTAGCTGCCGCAGTCTCGGAGTAAAGACCGCCTTTGATCTCAACTCTCGCAGCCTCTCTTCAGCTGCAGCCTTCAGCTCTTCTTTCTGGTGCTTGACTGATAGTTTTTCCTCCTCGGAAGTGGCACGATCTTGTGCCGACATCAATCTTGACCACATGGCTTGTAATTCCAGGTCCTTGGGTTCCGACGGATCAATATGA